One segment of Clostridium ljungdahlii DSM 13528 DNA contains the following:
- a CDS encoding recombinase family protein, with amino-acid sequence MPKVSVIPAKQVQVINGIKDKKKKRVCAYCRVSTDTDEQLTSYEAQVTYYESYIRGKPEYEFAGIFADEGITGTNTKHRTEFKRMIDEALAGKFDMIITKSISRFARNTLDCLKYVRLLRDKGIGVYFEKENIDTLDSKGEVLLTILSSLAQDESRNISENSRWGIVRRFQQGKVRVNHKRFLGYDKDENGELIIDEEQAKIVRRIYKEYLEGKGIRAIGKDLERDNILTGAGGRKWHDSTIQKILRNEKYSGDALLQKTITTDFLTHKRVKNKGEVQQYYVEDSHPAIISKEMFRMVQEEIKRRASLIGYSEKTKSRYTNKYAFSGRIVCGNCGSKFRRKRWGPGEKYKKYVWLCANHIDNGLKACSMKAVSEEKLKAAFVRSINKIIENKEAFIKTMMENISRVSESKEDRSELKIINESLEELKEQMMNLVRLNVRSSLDNQIYDEEYERLEEEIKQLKEKKAGFDNTELIKKEGIQEVKEIERILRDRQDIIKDFDRELFMQIVDKVKVISLVEVEFIYKSGVVVKEIL; translated from the coding sequence ATGCCAAAGGTTTCGGTGATACCTGCAAAACAGGTACAGGTGATAAATGGTATTAAAGATAAAAAGAAGAAAAGAGTATGTGCTTACTGTAGAGTAAGTACGGATACTGATGAGCAGCTCACAAGTTATGAAGCTCAGGTAACTTACTATGAAAGCTATATTAGAGGCAAGCCGGAATATGAGTTTGCAGGAATTTTTGCTGATGAAGGTATAACTGGTACAAATACAAAACATAGGACAGAATTTAAAAGAATGATTGATGAGGCACTTGCAGGTAAGTTTGATATGATCATTACAAAATCAATTTCAAGGTTTGCACGTAATACACTAGATTGTCTTAAATATGTAAGGCTTTTAAGGGATAAAGGAATAGGGGTGTATTTTGAAAAAGAAAATATTGATACACTGGATTCAAAAGGAGAAGTTTTGCTTACCATTTTATCTTCCCTTGCACAGGACGAATCAAGGAACATTTCGGAAAACAGCAGATGGGGTATAGTTAGAAGATTTCAGCAGGGAAAAGTAAGAGTTAACCATAAAAGATTTTTAGGATATGATAAAGATGAAAATGGCGAGCTTATTATAGATGAGGAACAGGCTAAAATAGTCAGGCGTATATATAAAGAATATCTTGAGGGAAAAGGTATAAGAGCTATAGGAAAAGACCTTGAAAGAGATAATATTCTGACAGGTGCAGGAGGAAGAAAGTGGCATGATTCAACGATTCAGAAGATATTAAGAAATGAGAAGTATTCTGGAGATGCACTGCTTCAGAAAACTATAACTACAGATTTTCTAACTCATAAAAGGGTGAAGAATAAAGGTGAAGTCCAGCAGTATTACGTTGAAGACAGCCATCCGGCAATAATATCAAAAGAAATGTTTCGAATGGTTCAGGAAGAAATAAAAAGAAGGGCATCACTTATAGGATATTCAGAAAAAACTAAAAGTAGATATACCAATAAATATGCCTTTTCGGGAAGGATAGTATGCGGTAATTGCGGCAGTAAATTCAGGAGAAAGAGATGGGGACCAGGTGAAAAATATAAAAAATATGTGTGGCTTTGTGCCAATCATATTGATAATGGTTTAAAAGCTTGCAGCATGAAAGCTGTATCTGAAGAAAAACTAAAAGCTGCATTTGTAAGATCTATAAATAAAATCATTGAAAATAAGGAAGCTTTTATTAAAACTATGATGGAAAATATAAGTAGGGTATCAGAAAGTAAAGAAGATAGAAGTGAACTTAAAATAATAAATGAAAGTCTGGAAGAATTGAAGGAGCAGATGATGAATCTGGTAAGACTAAATGTAAGAAGCAGCTTGGATAACCAGATTTATGATGAGGAATATGAGAGGCTTGAAGAAGAAATAAAACAGTTGAAAGAAAAGAAGGCAGGGTTTGATAATACAGAGTTGATAAAGAAAGAGGGTATTCAGGAAGTAAAAGAAATTGAAAGAATTTTAAGAGACAGACAAGATATTATTAAGGATTTTGATAGAGAGCTTTTCATGCAGATTGTTGATAAGGTGAAAGTAATAAGTTTGGTGGAGGTTGAATTTATCTATAAAAGTGGTGTTGTTGTAAAAGAAATATTGTAA
- a CDS encoding DUF475 domain-containing protein, translating into MGIISIILIIIGLCLFEVVSSIDNAVINAEVLSTMSEKAKKWFLLYGILFAVFIVRGLLPWVIVWATNRSLGPIGALTATFSNDPHIIESIEYSTPILMLGGGVFLVFLFLHWLFIEDKHLGLATEEFFLKNGTWFYAVVSVILVGIVAVALKYNPVLALSAVIGSSAFFITDGFKKNAEENEKKLLNNTSEMSDISKILYLEIIDTTFSIDGVLGAFAFTMSIPLIILGNGLGAIVVRKITMGSIEKIKKYIYLKNGAMYSILCLGIVMVLEGFHVEVPEYISPLLTILIIIFFFFKSKIYAEKNLS; encoded by the coding sequence ATGGGAATTATATCAATTATTTTGATCATAATAGGACTATGTTTATTTGAGGTAGTTTCAAGTATAGACAATGCTGTAATAAACGCTGAAGTTTTATCAACCATGTCTGAAAAGGCAAAAAAATGGTTCTTATTATATGGAATATTATTTGCGGTATTTATAGTAAGAGGATTATTGCCTTGGGTTATTGTATGGGCTACAAATCGTTCCCTTGGTCCTATTGGAGCATTAACTGCAACTTTCTCAAATGATCCACATATAATAGAATCTATAGAATATTCAACGCCTATACTTATGCTTGGAGGCGGAGTATTTCTTGTATTCTTGTTTCTTCATTGGTTATTTATTGAAGATAAGCATTTAGGACTTGCAACTGAAGAATTCTTCTTAAAAAATGGTACTTGGTTTTATGCTGTTGTTTCAGTTATTTTAGTTGGTATTGTAGCAGTAGCTTTAAAATACAATCCAGTACTTGCTTTGTCAGCTGTAATCGGATCATCTGCATTTTTTATAACTGATGGATTTAAAAAAAATGCAGAAGAAAATGAGAAAAAGTTGCTTAATAATACTAGCGAAATGTCAGATATAAGTAAAATATTGTACTTGGAGATAATAGATACTACATTTTCAATTGATGGAGTTTTAGGGGCATTTGCATTTACAATGTCAATTCCATTAATTATATTGGGAAATGGTTTAGGGGCTATTGTTGTTAGAAAGATTACAATGGGAAGTATAGAGAAAATTAAAAAATATATTTATCTTAAAAATGGTGCTATGTACTCGATACTATGTTTAGGCATTGTTATGGTTCTTGAAGGGTTTCATGTTGAAGTACCTGAATACATTTCACCTTTGCTTACGATTTTAATAATAATATTCTTTTTCTTTAAATCAAAGATTTATGCTGAAAAAAATCTGTCGTAA
- a CDS encoding sigma-54-dependent transcriptional regulator: MSSKIRILAIAPYSSMEPLLIKVSKDYPNIDLTITVGDLKKGVEIAQNNFHGNYDVIISRGGTAKLLQQSVSLPVIEINTSVYDILRTLKLSDADTKKVAVVGFPNITKDLLSLMELLPYEIDIFTINSADEDISILQNLKDTGYHAILCDMITYTTARKFGMNAFLITSGIESIRDAFDTSVFYCNNYTNMRSENHFLRQLIHGRDAKTVVFTNDGKLFYSTLLDDDTDILDTLHKKIDEVLPTGKRHFLHRQNNLLYSIQGQRILSDEFEYIAFYFSVSKPPLSGNKCGINYSSSKEVEKDYFNSAYSIVGSIDKLNSTIDQVNQNFYPVMISGEEGTGKKQIAKAIYLNSPAVKQPFIEIDCTLLSDKIWDYILNNHNSPLCDSGNTIFIKNVNGLSQQQQKELLIAMTDMEICKRNRVLLSCISSSSGTLDSNMMAFINHLHCFIITLPALRDDPARIDSILKLYLNKLNISTGKQILGITPDAIQMLCGFSWPYNYTQFTRVIQNLTIITKGQYISSDEVKEVLSKEKTIFSTSFNSKYSAKLLDLSRPLSEIDKNIALKVIEVCNGNQTKAAESLKISRTTLWRLIKSK, encoded by the coding sequence ATGTCATCTAAAATAAGAATTTTAGCCATTGCACCATATTCCAGTATGGAGCCTTTACTAATTAAGGTCTCAAAAGATTATCCCAATATAGATCTGACAATTACGGTGGGAGATTTAAAAAAAGGAGTAGAAATCGCTCAAAATAATTTTCACGGAAACTACGATGTTATTATATCACGAGGCGGTACTGCTAAATTACTTCAACAGTCAGTTTCACTGCCTGTAATTGAAATTAACACATCTGTTTATGATATTTTACGTACTTTAAAATTATCAGATGCTGATACAAAAAAAGTCGCAGTAGTTGGTTTCCCAAATATTACAAAGGACCTTTTATCTTTAATGGAATTATTACCATATGAAATTGACATATTTACAATAAATTCTGCAGATGAAGATATTTCAATTCTACAAAATTTAAAAGATACTGGTTACCATGCTATTCTTTGCGATATGATTACCTATACAACTGCTAGAAAATTTGGTATGAATGCATTTTTAATTACATCGGGAATTGAAAGTATTCGTGATGCATTTGATACTTCTGTTTTTTACTGTAATAACTATACTAATATGAGATCTGAAAATCACTTTTTAAGACAACTTATCCATGGAAGAGATGCCAAAACAGTAGTTTTTACAAATGATGGGAAATTGTTTTATTCTACACTTTTAGATGATGATACAGATATTTTAGATACACTTCATAAAAAAATAGATGAAGTTCTTCCAACTGGAAAACGTCATTTCTTACATCGTCAAAATAACCTGCTTTATTCTATTCAAGGACAGAGAATTCTCTCTGACGAATTTGAATATATAGCTTTCTATTTTTCTGTTAGTAAGCCTCCACTATCTGGCAACAAATGCGGTATCAATTACAGTAGCAGTAAAGAAGTAGAAAAAGATTATTTCAATAGTGCTTATAGTATAGTTGGTTCAATTGATAAACTTAACAGCACCATTGACCAAGTAAATCAAAATTTTTACCCTGTTATGATTTCTGGTGAAGAAGGTACAGGAAAAAAGCAAATTGCTAAGGCTATCTATTTAAACAGTCCTGCAGTTAAGCAGCCATTTATAGAAATTGATTGTACTCTATTAAGTGATAAAATATGGGATTACATTTTAAATAATCATAATTCACCTTTATGTGATTCTGGTAACACTATTTTTATAAAAAATGTAAATGGTTTAAGTCAGCAGCAGCAAAAGGAGCTTTTAATTGCCATGACAGATATGGAAATTTGTAAAAGAAATAGAGTTTTACTTTCATGTATAAGTTCTTCTAGCGGAACACTTGATTCAAATATGATGGCATTTATAAATCACCTGCACTGTTTTATCATCACTTTACCAGCATTAAGAGATGATCCAGCGCGCATAGATTCAATTTTAAAACTATATCTTAACAAACTAAATATATCTACTGGAAAACAAATTTTAGGAATCACGCCAGATGCAATACAGATGCTTTGCGGATTTTCTTGGCCTTATAACTATACGCAATTTACTCGGGTTATTCAAAATCTCACTATAATAACTAAAGGTCAATATATTTCTTCTGATGAGGTAAAAGAAGTCTTAAGTAAAGAGAAAACTATTTTTTCAACTTCTTTCAATTCTAAATATTCTGCAAAGCTATTAGACCTATCTCGTCCTCTTAGTGAAATTGACAAAAATATTGCACTAAAGGTAATTGAGGTGTGTAACGGCAATCAAACCAAGGCTGCTGAAAGTCTCAAAATCAGTCGAACTACATTGTGGCGTTTAATTAAATCTAAATAG
- a CDS encoding SHOCT domain-containing protein: MFTVENNSVEYLVSKSILKELLKEKLITEDEFINIDIENKKSFNK; this comes from the coding sequence ATGTTCACTGTTGAAAATAATTCAGTAGAATATCTAGTCAGTAAATCAATACTAAAAGAACTTTTAAAAGAAAAACTTATAACAGAAGATGAGTTTATAAATATAGATATAGAAAATAAAAAATCATTTAACAAATAA
- a CDS encoding four-carbon acid sugar kinase family protein: protein MVKLLIIADDFTGALDTGVQFTLSGAVTYVIVDSQINYTKIESNVEVLVIDAETRHLDKAEAYQKVFSIVRQATEIGISYIYKKTDSALRGNIGAELTAAMLASKSKHIHFIPAFPKMGRTTVNGVHYINGIPVAQSIFGQDPFEPVCYSDIKEIINSQSELPVHIMSADISESCESTEGIIVYDSSCDQDIKNIAEKLNKKDEMHLIAGCAGLASILSQILQLGSERPRIPEIKPNMFVACGSVNPVSVAQCNDAKCKGIPYFRLTPEQKLNTDWAENCDADEFIQNLYDSSENNHMVILDTNDMEGTESTTAYAQKKGISTEQMRTHIISSMGKILKRLIDKGCDSTIFIMGGDSLIGFAREAGIKGIFPVCEMDCGVVLSQLNYNGKMLNVISKSGGFGKETIFSDLSKMLLRLNEGRKL, encoded by the coding sequence ATGGTTAAACTATTGATAATAGCAGATGATTTTACAGGAGCACTAGATACAGGTGTGCAGTTCACACTTAGTGGTGCTGTAACATATGTGATAGTTGATTCTCAAATCAATTACACTAAAATAGAGTCAAATGTGGAAGTATTAGTAATTGATGCAGAGACTCGCCATCTTGATAAGGCAGAAGCGTATCAAAAAGTATTTTCAATTGTAAGACAAGCAACTGAAATCGGAATTTCATATATTTATAAAAAAACTGATTCTGCTTTGCGTGGAAATATTGGTGCAGAACTTACGGCGGCAATGCTGGCAAGTAAATCAAAACACATTCATTTTATTCCTGCATTTCCGAAAATGGGTCGCACTACTGTAAATGGTGTACATTATATAAATGGAATTCCAGTTGCTCAAAGCATTTTTGGTCAGGACCCCTTTGAGCCGGTTTGTTACTCAGATATAAAAGAAATTATTAATTCTCAGTCTGAGCTTCCAGTTCATATTATGAGCGCAGATATTTCAGAATCATGTGAATCAACAGAAGGAATCATAGTGTATGATTCGAGTTGTGATCAGGATATCAAAAATATTGCTGAAAAGCTTAATAAAAAGGATGAAATGCATCTAATAGCTGGTTGTGCAGGATTAGCGTCTATATTATCACAGATTCTTCAGCTTGGAAGCGAGAGACCGCGAATACCTGAAATAAAACCCAATATGTTTGTAGCATGCGGCAGTGTTAATCCAGTTTCAGTTGCTCAATGCAATGATGCAAAGTGTAAGGGAATACCATATTTTAGACTTACTCCAGAGCAAAAGCTGAACACTGATTGGGCAGAAAACTGTGATGCAGATGAATTTATTCAGAATTTGTATGATTCTAGTGAAAATAATCATATGGTCATTCTTGATACAAACGATATGGAAGGCACTGAGAGCACAACTGCTTATGCACAGAAAAAAGGAATTTCAACTGAACAGATGCGTACACATATTATATCTAGCATGGGCAAGATTTTGAAGCGGTTAATTGACAAGGGATGTGATAGTACCATTTTCATTATGGGGGGAGATTCACTCATTGGATTTGCACGTGAGGCTGGTATTAAAGGTATATTTCCTGTATGTGAAATGGATTGTGGAGTTGTGCTGTCACAGCTTAATTATAATGGAAAGATGCTAAATGTAATTTCAAAATCTGGTGGATTTGGTAAAGAAACTATATTTAGCGATTTATCAAAAATGCTTTTAAGATTAAATGAGGGAAGGAAGTTATAA
- a CDS encoding iron-containing alcohol dehydrogenase — protein sequence MLEKYNLKMPHVVYSGENSLENIKTIILENKVNKLAVFTDKGIESAGLLDYPMNFVNATGVEVSILDDLPPEPTYSQAQKLVDEFKASKADFIMAVGGGSVMDTAKLASILATDDYGVHELLDEPKLAKKCIKTLMIPTTAGTGAEATPNAIVAVPEKELKIGIVNEEMIADYVILDAIMIKKLPRKIAAATGVDALAHAIECFTGNKANPFSDIFALEALDMILNNIVKACDDAEAMSAKNKMQIASFYAGVAITASGTTAVHALSYPLGGKYHIAHGVSNAILLVPVMRFNEPVCRAKFAEAYDRCVHGEKTCTTVEEKSEFMIKQFEKIVKHLDIPTSLSTFDVPASDLDILVDAGMQVTRLLDNNMRKVTKEDACELYKQIL from the coding sequence ATGTTAGAAAAATATAATCTAAAAATGCCACATGTTGTATATAGTGGTGAAAATTCATTAGAAAATATAAAAACAATTATTTTAGAAAATAAAGTAAATAAGTTAGCTGTTTTTACAGACAAAGGAATTGAAAGTGCAGGTTTATTAGATTATCCTATGAACTTTGTGAATGCAACAGGAGTTGAAGTAAGTATACTTGATGATCTACCACCTGAACCTACATATAGTCAAGCACAAAAGCTTGTAGATGAATTTAAGGCAAGTAAAGCTGATTTTATTATGGCAGTAGGCGGAGGCAGTGTTATGGATACTGCAAAGCTTGCTAGTATACTTGCAACAGATGATTATGGAGTTCATGAATTATTAGATGAACCTAAATTAGCTAAAAAGTGTATAAAGACTTTGATGATACCTACAACAGCTGGAACTGGAGCTGAAGCTACACCTAATGCAATCGTGGCAGTTCCTGAGAAAGAATTAAAGATAGGTATAGTAAATGAAGAAATGATTGCAGATTATGTTATTTTAGATGCAATTATGATTAAAAAGTTACCTAGAAAAATTGCAGCTGCTACTGGTGTAGATGCATTAGCTCATGCTATTGAGTGCTTTACTGGAAACAAGGCAAATCCTTTCAGTGATATTTTTGCTCTAGAAGCTTTGGATATGATTCTTAATAATATTGTTAAGGCCTGTGATGATGCTGAAGCAATGAGTGCTAAAAATAAAATGCAAATTGCAAGCTTTTACGCAGGAGTTGCAATAACAGCTTCAGGAACAACAGCTGTACATGCTTTAAGTTATCCACTTGGTGGTAAATATCATATTGCTCATGGCGTATCTAATGCGATTCTTTTGGTACCTGTAATGAGATTTAATGAACCAGTGTGTCGCGCAAAATTTGCTGAAGCATATGACAGATGTGTTCATGGAGAAAAAACTTGCACTACTGTGGAAGAAAAAAGTGAATTTATGATTAAACAGTTTGAAAAAATTGTAAAGCATTTGGATATTCCAACGAGTCTATCTACTTTTGACGTACCAGCATCTGATTTGGATATTTTAGTTGATGCAGGAATGCAGGTTACACGTTTACTAGATAATAATATGCGTAAAGTTACCAAAGAAGATGCCTGTGAATTATATAAACAAATTCTTTAA
- a CDS encoding recombinase family protein → MKKIISIAARNLSFPDSGQFLRKTRVCAYCRVSTGSLKQSESLETQISYYERHIKNKSGWEYAGVFADEGISGTGMLKRTEFNRMIRACELGKVDLIMTKSISRFARNSADCIDVVRHLKNIGVGVYFERENINTLGADSELVLSILSSIAQDESRNISENVKWGIQKRFREGKFYITTKRFLGYDLNNEKQLTVNSEEGKIVKRIYREYLNGRSLKEIKSGLEKDNIKTVTGNRVWNESAIKYILQNEKYCGDAVLQKTITVDYLTGKRKKNKGEAPKYEVKEHHEAIISKEDFLKVQNIRKIKALKYGNLPENRDKYQNRYAFSGKIICGNCGAFFSRRTWNSKAKSKQIVWQCRTYINEGKSSCCMKAVDDITLKAVFVRVFNRIYEAKEDFFKRFADNIEKVLKRNEKCEDILRVDREIENISGKIKELVRKQIKGELEESTFDKRYRNLKDTLQEFKNRRNSLSYNDEKYKKLLERNKRIKKFIEDRDGIITEFDDDIFENLIEKIVAITPTHLEFHFKNGMVVEEEFIKKKGIKGLQ, encoded by the coding sequence TTGAAAAAGATAATTTCAATTGCAGCGAGAAATTTATCATTTCCTGATAGTGGACAATTTTTGAGAAAGACAAGAGTATGTGCCTACTGCAGGGTAAGCACCGGAAGTTTAAAGCAGTCAGAATCCTTAGAAACACAAATTTCTTATTATGAAAGGCATATAAAGAATAAATCAGGATGGGAGTATGCTGGAGTTTTTGCAGACGAAGGAATTTCAGGTACAGGAATGCTTAAAAGGACAGAATTTAATAGAATGATTAGAGCTTGTGAATTAGGAAAAGTTGATTTAATAATGACAAAGAGCATATCAAGGTTTGCAAGAAATTCAGCAGATTGTATTGATGTAGTAAGACACCTTAAAAATATTGGTGTAGGTGTGTATTTTGAAAGAGAAAATATAAATACATTAGGTGCAGATAGTGAACTTGTTTTAAGTATTTTGAGTTCTATTGCACAGGATGAATCGAGAAATATTTCAGAAAATGTAAAATGGGGTATTCAGAAAAGATTTAGAGAGGGGAAGTTTTATATTACAACTAAGAGGTTTCTAGGGTATGACTTAAATAATGAAAAGCAGCTTACTGTAAATAGTGAGGAAGGCAAAATAGTAAAAAGAATTTACAGGGAATATTTAAATGGCAGAAGTTTAAAAGAAATAAAATCTGGACTTGAAAAAGATAATATCAAAACTGTAACAGGAAACAGAGTGTGGAATGAAAGTGCAATAAAATATATTTTACAAAATGAAAAATATTGTGGGGATGCAGTACTTCAAAAGACTATAACCGTTGATTATTTAACTGGAAAGAGAAAGAAAAATAAAGGTGAAGCCCCAAAATATGAGGTTAAGGAACACCATGAAGCAATAATATCAAAAGAAGATTTTTTAAAAGTTCAGAATATAAGAAAAATAAAAGCTTTAAAATATGGAAATTTACCAGAAAACAGAGATAAGTATCAGAATAGATACGCTTTTAGCGGAAAAATAATATGTGGAAATTGTGGAGCATTTTTTAGTAGAAGAACCTGGAATAGCAAAGCAAAGTCAAAGCAGATAGTATGGCAGTGCAGGACATATATTAATGAAGGAAAAAGTTCCTGCTGTATGAAAGCAGTTGATGATATTACTTTAAAAGCTGTATTTGTCAGAGTATTTAATAGAATTTATGAAGCTAAAGAAGATTTCTTTAAAAGGTTTGCTGATAATATAGAAAAAGTTTTAAAGCGAAATGAAAAATGTGAAGATATATTAAGAGTAGATAGAGAGATTGAGAACATTAGCGGAAAAATTAAAGAACTTGTAAGAAAGCAGATAAAAGGTGAACTAGAAGAAAGTACATTTGATAAAAGGTATAGAAACTTAAAAGATACACTTCAGGAATTTAAAAATAGAAGAAATTCATTAAGTTATAATGATGAAAAATATAAAAAGCTTTTAGAAAGAAATAAAAGGATTAAAAAGTTTATAGAAGATAGAGATGGCATTATTACAGAGTTCGATGATGATATATTTGAGAATCTAATAGAAAAAATTGTAGCTATAACACCCACCCATCTCGAATTTCACTTTAAGAATGGAATGGTGGTTGAAGAAGAATTTATAAAAAAGAAAGGCATTAAAGGATTGCAGTAA
- a CDS encoding N-acetylmuramoyl-L-alanine amidase produces the protein MLPIIKKLIKFNFSSGNNIKYIVVHDTANTDRGADAEAHYRYFNGGDRQSSAHYFVDDKEIVQLVQDYNASWHCGDGRGRYGITNHNSIGVEICVNCDCNYEKAVSNAVDLVKFLMQKYSISIDRVVRHYDASRKICPESMSHNNWERWWNFKSRLSSSASSQVKNNSNLTYGTVTASVLNVRSGAGTNYKVIGQLERGQRVRLDIKVGNWWSIYFGDHGGFVCADYIE, from the coding sequence ATGTTGCCAATAATAAAGAAACTTATTAAATTTAACTTTTCATCCGGGAATAACATTAAATATATTGTTGTTCATGATACTGCAAATACTGATAGAGGCGCAGATGCAGAAGCACACTATAGATATTTTAATGGAGGAGACAGGCAGTCTTCAGCCCATTATTTTGTAGATGATAAGGAAATAGTCCAGCTGGTCCAGGACTATAATGCTTCCTGGCACTGTGGAGATGGTAGAGGAAGGTATGGTATAACAAATCATAATTCTATTGGAGTTGAAATTTGTGTAAATTGTGATTGCAACTATGAAAAGGCTGTAAGTAATGCAGTAGATTTAGTAAAATTCCTTATGCAAAAATACAGCATATCTATTGATAGAGTTGTAAGGCATTATGATGCCAGCAGAAAGATATGTCCTGAAAGCATGAGTCATAATAACTGGGAAAGATGGTGGAACTTCAAAAGTAGACTTTCTTCCAGCGCATCTAGTCAAGTAAAAAATAACAGTAATTTAACCTATGGAACTGTAACAGCAAGTGTACTTAATGTAAGAAGTGGTGCAGGAACTAATTATAAAGTAATAGGACAGCTTGAAAGGGGACAAAGGGTAAGACTTGATATAAAAGTAGGAAACTGGTGGTCTATATACTTTGGTGACCATGGTGGTTTTGTATGTGCAGATTATATTGAATAG
- a CDS encoding phage holin: MENNNQTQTDNKNTKAVNDSGQKQNRFKSKAAWVAVAALLLFILKTYGLLATIGLTEESYKELTTLIFAVLTAFGIFNDPTNKESL, from the coding sequence ATGGAAAATAACAATCAGACACAGACTGATAATAAAAATACTAAAGCTGTAAACGACAGCGGTCAAAAACAAAATAGATTTAAAAGTAAAGCAGCATGGGTAGCTGTAGCAGCCCTACTGCTTTTTATTTTGAAAACTTATGGACTTTTAGCAACTATAGGACTTACAGAAGAAAGTTATAAAGAATTGACAACACTTATATTTGCAGTACTTACTGCCTTTGGCATATTTAATGATCCTACTAATAAAGAAAGTCTTTAA
- a CDS encoding patatin-like phospholipase family protein, whose protein sequence is MYKGIGLVLTGGGGKGAYHIGVWKALREYGIDKNITAISGTSVGILNGILFAQGNYNVAETVWKNISKDKILKLDMKKIILKLLEIGLIKGEMAALTIIFREFYGNGIFSREGLVKIIDDNINLGYISNCYLDIFAAAYNINTLKIDYLKINGKDDKTIKKILLASSALPIIFDNEEIDGQYYIDGGVKDNVPIKPLYDRGIRNFIVVHLARNSLYNSGSFKDANIIEIVPSNSQGDLLTGTLDFSKESAERRIGQGYNDTIKILKPMYEMGIVQSKIGIQLQKFKKDEVNFTYEMVNLFDKREKIKDELNKLLKNH, encoded by the coding sequence ATGTATAAAGGAATTGGATTAGTTTTAACTGGTGGAGGGGGAAAAGGTGCTTACCATATAGGTGTCTGGAAAGCTCTAAGAGAATATGGTATAGATAAAAATATTACAGCTATTTCTGGTACATCTGTTGGTATCTTGAATGGAATATTGTTTGCACAGGGAAACTATAATGTTGCTGAAACCGTCTGGAAAAATATATCTAAAGATAAAATACTTAAGTTGGATATGAAAAAAATAATCTTGAAACTCTTAGAAATAGGATTAATTAAAGGGGAAATGGCGGCTTTAACTATTATTTTTAGAGAGTTTTATGGAAATGGAATATTTTCAAGAGAAGGTTTGGTTAAGATAATTGATGATAACATAAATTTAGGTTATATAAGTAATTGTTATTTAGATATTTTTGCAGCAGCATATAATATAAATACGTTGAAAATTGATTATCTTAAAATTAATGGTAAAGATGATAAAACAATAAAAAAAATATTACTAGCATCTTCAGCATTGCCTATTATATTTGATAATGAAGAAATAGATGGGCAATATTATATAGATGGAGGAGTAAAGGATAATGTTCCAATTAAACCTTTATATGATAGAGGTATAAGAAATTTTATAGTTGTCCATCTAGCAAGAAATTCTTTATATAATAGTGGGTCATTTAAGGATGCTAATATAATTGAAATAGTTCCAAGTAATTCTCAAGGTGATTTATTAACTGGAACTTTAGATTTTTCAAAGGAAAGCGCGGAAAGAAGAATTGGACAAGGATATAATGATACGATTAAAATTTTAAAACCAATGTATGAGATGGGAATTGTACAATCTAAAATTGGAATACAATTACAGAAATTTAAGAAAGATGAAGTAAATTTTACATATGAAATGGTAAATTTATTTGATAAAAGAGAAAAAATTAAAGATGAATTAAATAAGTTACTGAAGAATCATTAG